The DNA sequence ACTGACTACCGCTACACAGTAACACTGAGTACCGCAGTTCAACAGCGCGCCGTGACGTAGCAGAGTCTCCTCGCCGACCCGGGCCGGGTTGATCGTGAGGGCGAGCGGCGACGCTGTCTCAGGTCAGCGCTTGCGCATCGAGATCGCCTCGCGATACCCGGCGAGCCGCGGGAACCGTGCCCTCTTGCGCGCGAACTCCTGATAGCCCAGGTGGGCGTACAGCCGGTGAGCGCCGGCGTTGGCGTCGGTCACCTCGAGCACCAGCTCCTCGAACGGGAGCCCTTCGATGTGGCGCATGAGCGCCGTCGCCACCCCGCGGCCCCGGGCGCTCGGGGTGGTCGCGACACACTCGACGTATCCCGTCGTCTCCGGGTACGGCAGGGTCCGGTGGAATGTGCGACGCAGCACCAGGTGGGCGACGGCGCCGCGCAGCACGCCGAGGTGACGGCGCAGGGCGGCGCCGTCGAGCCGAATGGCGCGCCGCGCGCCGTGTGACGCGGCCGCGATGCCGAGGATCTTCCCGTCCTCGACCGCGACGTAGAAGACGTCCGGCGCGAAGCAGCCGTCGAGCGCGGACGCCCAGCGGTCCTGATCGGCGCACAGCGCCGCGAGGTCCTGCGCGTACGCCTCGACGAACACGCGCGCCACCTGCCCGTGGAGCCGCTCGTCAACCTCGGACATCCGCGCGACCGTGACACCCGTCATGAGGGCTCCTCTCGCCTCGGGCCGGACCGCCCACCCGGGACGAGCATCCCCGCTCCCCCGCCCTCGGACCAGTCAGACTCGTCGGTCACGCGCCCTGGGCGCGGACCAGCCCGTTCTCGTAGGCGGCGATGACGAGCTGGGCGCGGTCGTGCGCGTGGAGCTTGGTCATGACCCGGTTGACGTGGGTCTTGGCCGTGTGGGGCGAGATGACCAGGTCCGCCGCGATCTGCGCGTTGGACAGCCCGCGGCCGACGAGGGTGAGGATCTCGACCTCGCGCTCGGTCAGCGCGGCGAGCGCGGCGGGCGTCTCCCCCGGGGCCGTGTCGGTGGGCCGCACATACCGGTCGATGAGGGTTCGGGTCGCCGTCGGCGACAGCAGGGCGTCGCCCGCGCGCACCGCGCGCACGGCGGCCACGATCTGATCGGGGTCCGAGCCCTTGCCGAGGAACCCGCTCGCTCCGGCCCGCAGCGCCCCGACGATGTAGGCGTCGTCCTCGAACGTGGTCAGCACGAGCACGCGCACGTCCGCGAGCGCCGGGTCGTCGCAGATCTCCCGGGTGGCGGCGATGCCGTCCATTCCGGGCATGCGCACGTCCATGAGGACGACGTCGGGCCGTAGCCGGCGGGCGAGCTCGACGGCGCGCCGGCCGTCGCCGGCCTGGCCGACGACGTCGAGCCCGTCGGCGTGGCTGACGAGGTCGACGACCGCCGAGCGCACGAGC is a window from the Xylanimonas ulmi genome containing:
- a CDS encoding response regulator, with the protein product MISVLVADDQALVRSAVVDLVSHADGLDVVGQAGDGRRAVELARRLRPDVVLMDVRMPGMDGIAATREICDDPALADVRVLVLTTFEDDAYIVGALRAGASGFLGKGSDPDQIVAAVRAVRAGDALLSPTATRTLIDRYVRPTDTAPGETPAALAALTEREVEILTLVGRGLSNAQIAADLVISPHTAKTHVNRVMTKLHAHDRAQLVIAAYENGLVRAQGA
- a CDS encoding GNAT family N-acetyltransferase — translated: MTGVTVARMSEVDERLHGQVARVFVEAYAQDLAALCADQDRWASALDGCFAPDVFYVAVEDGKILGIAAASHGARRAIRLDGAALRRHLGVLRGAVAHLVLRRTFHRTLPYPETTGYVECVATTPSARGRGVATALMRHIEGLPFEELVLEVTDANAGAHRLYAHLGYQEFARKRARFPRLAGYREAISMRKR